In Mucinivorans hirudinis, the DNA window TTGAACCCATCCCCGAGGGGCTTAGCGAGGAGGAGGGTAAGCACATTCTCGGTGCACAGGCGAACCTTTGGGTTGAGTTCATTCCTACCTTTGCTCAGGTTGAGTATATGGTGTTGCCGCGAATGAGTGCCCTTGCTGAGGTTACGTGGTCTCCAAAGGAGAAACGTGATTGGGCGGATTTCACAAGGAGAGTCGAGCAGCAGCAGGTGCGTTACGAGGCGATGGGTGCAAATGCGCACAAGGGTGCTGACTATATAGATTTCTCGACGTCGTTTGATGCTGATAATAAGCTCTTTTTGGTGGAGATGACGGGCGAGATTTACGGCAGCGATATTTTCTATACAACCGATGGCAGCCAGCCCACTCTCAACTCTACGAAATATGAAAAACCTGTTGAGGTTACTCAAACGAGCACCATTCGTGCGATTGTGGCAAAGGGTGGTAAACAGATTTCAAAGATGGCTTCCGAGCGTACAATCGGTATGCACAAGGGGGTGGGCAAGAAAATCACCTACAACCACAAAGCGTCTGAGGCATACCCGGGCTCGGGTGAAACAACTCTTATTGATGGTTTGACCAGCTCCGACCGCCAGGATGATCCTCGTATGCAGGGGTTTAATAGCAAGGATTTTGATGTGGTCATAGACTTGGGGACGGTGGAGAAACTAAGCTCCGTTGTGGGTTCGTTCTTTCAGTCGGTCGGTTCGTGGATTTACCTGCCACAAGAGATGGTTGTGTCTGTGTCGGACGATGGTGAGCGGTGGAGTGAGGTAGGGCGCGTGGGGCACGACTACGACCCGTTCAAAACGCAATCTATTCGCCACCAGTTCGAGGTAAAGGGTGACTTCTCGGGACGATTCGTGAAAATTGTGGGAGTAAATCCGCCGACAGTCAAAGGATTGCCCGGCGCCGGAACGGTGAACTGGATATTTGCGGATGAGATTTTTGTGAATTGATAAATCCGCCCCTTAATGAGTATATCGTATTAATATAATTAGTGAGAAAGAATTATTACAATAATTCTTTCTCACTAATTATTTATAGTATTGATTATGAAAACGTGCCGATAATTTTTGGGCTATCTAATCAATTCCTTGATGACGGATGATAGCATCTGGTATCCTGCCGGTGCAAGGTGCAGATTATCGCTTGAGTAGAGCTCTTTTTTGAGCGTGCCGTCCGTGTTAGTGAACTCTTTTTCGAGATTTATGTATTTGACATTGGCAGGCAATTTGCTTTTAGACAAAATCCTATGAATCTTATTATGTTCCAATCTCATCGGCTCATCCGCATTGAGTTTTACAGGATAGAGTCCGAAAGTGTAGATGTCAGCTTCGGGGAATCGCCGTGCAGCCTCCTCAAGAACGGCAATTATGCCGGCAGCAGTGTTCTTGCCACTGTCACCTGCGCCTAAGTTATTGACTCCAATAGTAATAAATACCTTTTTAGGGTTACTCTTTTCGTAATTACCTGTTTTCAAACGCCAAAGTACGTTCTGTGTCCTATCACCGGATATGCCCGCCTGTTCCCACGAAGAGCAGATAGCGTCCATAGCATCTTTACCGGCATTACCATTGATTAGCTTGCGGTTAGCACTCCCGAATCCCTGAGTTATAGAGTTCCCGATTAGCAGCACTTCAAATTGTTTTGATTGAAGAACAGTGCTAATTTCGTCAGCTACGGCGTGCCACTCCGCCCCATTGTTCCATCCTGCACCACTTCGATACTCCGAACCGGGAATTGCCTTGGTACAGGGATTAACGTAGTGTCCCGTGTTTGTTAGGATAAATTCTACGATTTGTTTCGGAGCAAATAGGGAGTGGGGATGGTGTCCGACGGCGGGTTTATGGATAACCTTGATACCGGGTATCTCTCTCTCGAAAATTGCAGAGTTTTCTGCTACGGGCACAACCACATCCGCATCGCCAACAACCAACATTATAGGGATATTCTTGAGCTTAGCGCACTGGTCGATAGGGTTCTTCTTCCATTTTTTTGCAGCGTCAATATCCTTGAAACCATATACTTTCAACAGTTTTTCGGTGTCGCCTGTGCTGCCGTCACTCTCGTCGAGTCCAAGTGGCCAACTCTTGAAATCCAGAACCGGAGCGTCCGCATATATTGCCGCAACTTTGTCGGGATTGCGCGCTGCCCAGTTGAAAACTATCAGTCCGCCGCGACTCATACCCTCTAAAACAACTTTTTTTGATAGTCCCCGTTTTGTCATATCCTTATAAAAAGCATCATAACGCTTTGTTGCCATCGGTGAACCATATAAATCTGCCACATCGCAGTAAGCGATATGAAAACCTTGCTCCAATAGGGCAATGTCTGTCTGAGGCTGATGATTCCAAAAGCGTGCGCGAATCAGCCAAGGGTTACCCACGGCAGCCTT includes these proteins:
- a CDS encoding Sialic acid-specific 9-O-acetylesterase produces the protein MKRPKLLNILFLTLVALSSLAQPIKVACVGNSITFGAGVANREKNSYPMQLGYALGEGYEVKNFGVNSATLMTAGNFPYVKTNQYKESLAYNPDIVIIKLGTNDSKTINRELLKENYKKDYQALIDTYRALPSKPRIILMNPVVCYLTEGQFEGANPVYENQIIPDIETLAYENGLEVIDLYHLFSNEWREHLMPDKLHPSSLGASMMAERIASVVEHPTTDFKISVPANSQKFNFHGFQGHKMGGNLVVEPRKAAVGNPWLIRARFWNHQPQTDIALLEQGFHIAYCDVADLYGSPMATKRYDAFYKDMTKRGLSKKVVLEGMSRGGLIVFNWAARNPDKVAAIYADAPVLDFKSWPLGLDESDGSTGDTEKLLKVYGFKDIDAAKKWKKNPIDQCAKLKNIPIMLVVGDADVVVPVAENSAIFEREIPGIKVIHKPAVGHHPHSLFAPKQIVEFILTNTGHYVNPCTKAIPGSEYRSGAGWNNGAEWHAVADEISTVLQSKQFEVLLIGNSITQGFGSANRKLINGNAGKDAMDAICSSWEQAGISGDRTQNVLWRLKTGNYEKSNPKKVFITIGVNNLGAGDSGKNTAAGIIAVLEEAARRFPEADIYTFGLYPVKLNADEPMRLEHNKIHRILSKSKLPANVKYINLEKEFTNTDGTLKKELYSSDNLHLAPAGYQMLSSVIKELIR